One stretch of Halapricum desulfuricans DNA includes these proteins:
- the cas2 gene encoding CRISPR-associated endonuclease Cas2, which produces MYVIVVYDVPAERTHIYRKLLRRRLEHLQQSVFFGELTNGQVTALKNEIDTTVREDDSVVVFESSNPAAFDFTTFGASDEPGSRFT; this is translated from the coding sequence ATGTACGTTATCGTCGTGTACGATGTTCCGGCTGAACGAACACATATTTATCGAAAGTTGCTGCGACGACGACTGGAGCATCTTCAACAATCTGTATTCTTCGGAGAACTTACCAACGGGCAAGTCACAGCGTTGAAAAATGAGATCGACACCACAGTCAGAGAAGATGACTCGGTTGTCGTGTTCGAATCTAGCAATCCAGCAGCGTTTGACTTCACTACTTTCGGGGCGAGTGACGAGCCTGGAAGCCGGTTTACTTGA